The Comamonas sp. 26 DNA window CAGAGCAACCGCTTTGAAGCGCGTCTGAGCATGGTGGAAGTGCTGGAATCGCCTAGCCTGTTCCTGCAAGGCATGGCTGGCTCGCGCCTGCCTATCGCCGTGGCACATGGTGAAGGCTTTGCCAACTTCCAGTTCCGTGGCAACGCGGATCAGGTCGTCAAATCCATGCGCTACGTGGACAACCACGGCCTGCCTACCGAGCAGTACCCGTTCAACCCCAACGGCTCGGCCGGTGGCTTGACGGCTGTGACCACGGATGACGGCCGCTTCACCGCCATGATGCCCCACCCCGAGCGTGTGTTCCGCAACGTGCAGATGAGCTGGACTTCGGGCGACAAGTCCGAATTCAGCCCCTGGATGAATGTGTGGCGCAACGCCCGCAAGTGGCTGGGCTGATGTTTCAGCGCCGCTGAGAGTTAAACGCTCTTCGTAAAAAGCAGAAGCCGGTTGACGCAAGTCAGCCGGTTTTTTTCATGTCTGGAATTTTGGGCTTTTTTCGTTTTTGCGCTGCAGCCAGATGATAGGCTGGTGAATGTCGTAAAGCAGACGCTCATGGCCGGTGCCAGAGAGGCGCTGCACGCGAGCTGGAAGCACAAGCGCTATCGTGGATTTTTGAAGAAAATCAGTCTCAAGCCCTCGATATATAAGCGCATGCAGCTATCAAAATGAATGCAGCAGTTTCGAATGGGAGGCTTGGGTGTCGCGTGTATTAGCAACGGAAGCAGAAGTTCTGGCCTTGTCGCCGGATGCTGCTTCGTCCAAAGCCGCCAAAGGGCTGCAATCCATCAGCAAATGGCCGACTACGGGCAGCAACGATGTCGCGGTCTGGGGCGAATGCCAGGGTAGTGGCAGCAAGCCCTATCAAACCCAGGTTGACCTCAGCGGCCCGGCTTTTAAGTGCAGCTGCCCCAGCCGCAAATTTCCCTGCAAGCATGGCCTGGCGTTGATGCTGCTGCGTGCGGCAGGTCAGGTGCCAGAGGGTGGTGAATCACCAGAGTGGGTCAATGCCTGGTTGGGTGGCAGACAAGACAAGGCCGAGAAAAAAGAGGCCAAGGCCGCAGCCATTGCTGCTGCGCCCGCTGCCGATCCTGAAGTCCTTGCCAAACAGCAGGCCAAGCGCGATGACAAGCGCTGGGACAAGGTATCTGCCGGTATGCAGGAGCTGTCGCTGTGGATGCAGGACATGGTGCGCACGGGCCTGGCCAATCAGTCCAGCGATGCGCAAGCCCGTCAGCACTGGCACACCATGGCGGCACGCATGGTCGATGCGCAGGCGACTGGCATGTCAGCCCGGATTAAAGAGGCATGGGAAGTGGTGGACAGCCACCCCAACTGGGCGCGTGACTTGCTGGTGCAGCTGGGGCATTGGCAGCTGCTGGTCGATGCGGTCGAGCGCCGTGAATCGCTGAGTCCCGAGGTCAAAGCCGATGTCATGGCAGCGCTGGGCTGGCCCATGGACAAAGTCGAGGTGCAGGCGCTGGGCGAAACCATCAGCGACGACTGGCTGGTGGTCGGTCTGCGCATGCTGGAGCGTGAAGGCCGCCTGGTCGAACGCCGCGTCTGGTTGCAAGGCCTACAGACCGGCCGCATGGCGCTGGTGCTGGACTATTCGCAAGGGGGCCGTGGTTTTGAAACCGCATTGGTGCCGGGCTCCACCTACCGCAGCGGCTTGAGTTTTTACCCCGGCAATGCTCCGCTGCGGGCGATTGCCGCCAGCGGCGCGCAGGCACTGGGGCCTGCGGACGCTGCGTCACTGACGCCAGCCGTCCTAGCTCAGCCCTTGCAGCAGCTGAGCCAGCGCATTGCCGCCAATCCTTTGCAGTCCGTCCAGCCGCTGTGGTGCACGCAGGCGCATTTGCTGTTTGCCGATGGGCAATGGCTGGTGGCCTGGCCGCAAGGCCAGGAGTCGCCTGCGCCGGTCCCGGCCGTAATTGCGGATGAGCAAGCTTGGCATCTGCTGGCGCTGACGGGCGGCGCGCCCATGGCCTTGTTTGGCGAATGGGAGCCGGGTCCGCAGCTGGGGCGATGGCGTCTGCTCAGCGCCTGGCAGGCCGATGAATCAGGTCAGGTCTTGCGCAAGCTGTGGCAGAACCAGGGAGAAGTCTTATGAGCAGCACCCATTTATGGGCGGCCTTGCAGCAGTCCAGCCTGGTCGGTGTCGATCGCTTGCCCGTGCCTGCGGCACTGGTTGCGGGTGCCGATGCATCCCAGGCACCGACAAGGCAAACATTGGAAAGTGCCCTGCAGCAGCCCGCGACATCGACCGCTGCGCAAGTGCTGCGTGCCAGTGCCGTGGCCGCAGTGCTGGAGCGTGCGGGCTGGACACCCGGCGCGCAGATCAGGCTGAGCCAAAGCTTGGCGTTGCCAGCGTTGCCCGCCGCAGAGTCGCGCCATGCACCGCAAAGCGTGCTGCTGCTGACCATGATGAAGGATGTGCTGGAACATGGCCCGCGAGACTTGCTGGCCCCCATGTTTCAGCGGCTGAATGAGACCGGCATGCGCCTGTCTCATGAGCTGCTGGTGCCGGCTTTGAATGAAGGCCGCCAGTCTGTGGAGCTGCGCACATGGCTGACGCCGGTGCTGGGTGAGCGCGGCCGCTGGCTGGCAGCGCTGAACCCGCAGTGGGCCTATGCCAGCGGTGTGCAGGAGACGGCCAACGCCGAGCAGATCTGGCAGGAAGGCTCTATCGATCAGCGCGTGGCCTTGCTGCGCGATGAGCGCGAGCGCGATGCAAGCCAGGCACGTACCCGGCTGGAAGGCAGTCTCAAAGAGCTCAGCGCCAAAGAGCGAGCGCCCATGGTGATGGCGCTGGAAATCAGCCTTTCCATGGACGACGAGCCGCTGCTGGAAAAGCTGCTGACCGACCGCAGCAAGGAGGTGCGCGAAAACGCCGCACGCCTGCTGTCGCGCTTGGCGCGAAGCGCCCATAGTCAGCGCATTACCGCTTGGCTGCAAGCCATGCTGAGCCAGGGAGGCAAAGGCGAATGGCAGATCGAGCCGCCCGAAGAAGGTAATAAGGATTGGGAGCGCGATGGCATTGCGCTGCAGCCGCCTGCATACATCAAGGGCGTGAAAGCCTGGTGGCTGCAGCAGATGGTGGAGCTGGCACCGCTGGACTTCTGGATGCAGCATCTGGGCATGACGCCTGAGCAGCTGTGGGAGTGGAGCCGCCGCAGTGACTGGAAGACGGCGCTGCGCCAGGGTTGGCTGGCAGCCTTGCGCGATCAGCCTGATGTGCGCTGGATCGGTCTGCTGCAGACCATGGACCGCGACGCACGGGCAGAGTCCTTGCTGCCCGCCTTGCTCAACCAGCTCAGCCCCGAGCAGCGCGAGGAGCATTGGCTGCGCCAGTTGCAGCAGGCCAAGGGCACGCTGATCGACCGTATCAACACGCTGGAAGGCGGCATGCCGGTGGTGGGCGAGTTTTCACTGCTTATGTCCGAGCGCGTGATGGACGAGCTGGACAAGGCTCTGGGCGGCAAGCAGGTCACTGGCAGCTGGCATAGCTGGCAGGCCGATCAAGCCATTCTGGTCTGCGCCCGCCGGTTGCATGCGGCCATGCTGCCGCGCTTTGCAAAGCTCTGGCGCCAGTCCGTGCCAGCTGCTGAGCCCGAGCCTGAAGTGGCGGAAGATTCCGAAGTGGCCACGGCCGCCGAAACCGCTGTGATGCCCCGGCTGACTCAGCTGTGGCGCAAGCTGGTCTCCAAGACCGACGCTGTGGTGGAAGAGGCTACAGCCGCTGTCGTGGCCAGCACGCTCACGCCAGAGCAGCAAGCCAGACTGGACCGTGCCCGCCTGCGTCCCTGGGATGACGAGCAGGTGCTGGCACAACTGAACCGCATTGTCGACCTGCGCATGGCCTTGCATGCCGAGCTGCGCAGCTGATCCCCATTTTCTGAATTCACACCGGAAGCACATCATGAGCCAAGTACTACGTCAGCACGCCGAGACGCAATTTGCCGAAGAACTCGATGCCCTGCAAAAAGTGGACGACCGCGCGCGTCCGCAGAACTGGAAACTTTCGCCCTGGGCCGTGCTGCAGTACCTCATGGGCGGCAAGCTGAGCAACGGTTTTGAGGTCAGCCCCAAATACATTGGTAGCCCGCGTCTGATGGAGATTGCGGTCTCCACCCTGGCCACCGACCGCGCCCTGCTGCTGTACGGCGTGCCCGGAACGGCCAAGTCCTGGGTGTCCGAGCATCTGTCGGCTGCCGTCAGCGGTGATTCGACCATGCTTATCCAGGGCACGGCAGGTACCAGCGAAGAGCAGCTGCGCTATGGCTGGAACTATGCCCAGCTGCTGGCCCACGGCCCGTCCGACAAGGCGCTGATCCCCAGCCCTCTGGTTCACGCCATGAAACTGGGCAAGATTGCCCGCATCGAAGAGCTGACCCGCATCCCCGCCGATGTGCAGGACACCTTGATCACCGTGTTGTCTGAAAAGACCCTGCCCATTCCTGAGCTCAGCAGCGAAGTGCAGGCCGTGCAGGGCTTCTCGGTCATCGCCACGGCTAACAACCGTGACAAGGGCGTGAACGAACTCTCCAGCGCTCTCAAGCGCCGCTTCAACACCGTGGTGCTGCCCGTGCCTGCGTCGCAAGATGAGGAAGTGCAGATCGTCACCAAACGCGTGGCCGAGCAAAGCCGCGCCCTGCAACTGCCTGCCGAGCCACCTGCGCTGCAGGAAGTGCGACGTGTGGTGCAAATCTTCCGCGAGCTGCGCAACGGCCAGACCGAAGACGGCAAGACTGTGCGCGTGAAGTCGCCCAGCTCAACGCTGTCTACGGCTGAGGCAATCTCGGTCATCAATAGCGGCATGGCACTGGCGGGCCACTTTGGCGACGGCGTGCTACGCGCAGGCGATGTGGCCTCGGGCCTGCTGGGTGCGGTCATCAAAGACCCGGTGCAGGACACCGTGGTGTGGAAGGAATATCTGGAAACCGTGGTCAAGGAACGCAGCGAGTGGAAGGATTTGTACCGAGCCTGCCGCGAACAACTGTGAGGTATGGGCAACTAATACAGCTCTTGATACTTCGTTGCATCACCTCGCCGTAGCGCTGCTACTGTCTTCGGTGATGACGCCTCGTCTCAAACGCCCATCTGCGATGGGCTGAGCTGTCTTAGCCGCTTGAAGCTGACTTCATTTTCTAGACAAGCCCATGGCCACTTCCGCTGATTTGATTCATTTTTTTGGCATACGCCACCACGGCCCCGGCTGTGCGCGCAGCCTGCTGCAGGCGCTTGAAGCTTTGCAGCCCGACTGCCTGCTGGTGGAGGGCCCGCCTGAGGGCGAGTCGCTTCTGCCCATGCTGCAAAGTGCCGAGCTGCGCCCGCCCGTGGCCATGCTGGTCTATATGCAGGACACACCCAGCCAGGCGGCGTTTTATCCGTTTGCGGAGTTCTCGCCCGAATGGCAGGCGCTGCAATGGGCCAGTCGCAACAGCGTTGTCACGCGCTTTATCGATCTGCCCCAGACCCATGCCATGGCCATTGAGCTGGCGCGGCGCGAAGCCTTGAAGCTGGCGGCGGAAGCAGAGGACGATGCTGCGCAAGAGGGCGAGCTGGCAGTGGATGAGGCACTTGAAGATACAGCGCTTGAAGGTGCCAGTGCCGAGGACGCATCAGAAGCAGATGCAGAAGCAGAACCGACCGATGCGGAAGTTACCGTTGAACTGCCCGTCGAAATTCACCGCGACCCGCTGGACTGGCTGGCCCAGGCCGCTGGTTTTGAAGACGGCGAAACCTGGTGGAACCGGCTGGTGGAAGAGCGCGGCGACAGCGAATCGCTGTTTGAATCTATCAACGAAGCCATGACTGCCGTGCGCAGCGAGCTGGCCAAGGATGGTGAGCATTGGCGCGGCGAAGCCTATGTGCAGCGCGAGGCATTGCGTGAAGCCCATATGCGCCAGTGCATTCGCGATGCCACCAAGGCCGGTTACCAGCGCATTGCCGTGGTCTGCGGTGCATGGCATGTACCCGCGCTGCAGCAAAGCGTCACAGCCAAGGCCGATGCGGCCCTGCTCAAGGGCTTGCCTAAGGCCAAGGTGCAGGCCACCTGGGCACCGTGGACTTACCGCAATCTGGCTAGCCGCAGCGGCTATGGCGCGGGCGTGACCTCGCCGGGCTGGTACGAGCATCTGTGGCGCTGCTATCAGGCAGATATTGAATCAAACAGGGCTGTAGCGCAGGATGGAAAATACCTGCCAGCTATCAAATACGGAGCAAATGGCGGAGTCACTCCCGCCATCATGCGCACCGCCGGCTGGCTGACGCGTGTGGCCCATTTGCTGCGTGAAAAAGATCTGGACTGCTCCAGTGCCCACATCATCGAAGCCACGCGGCTGGCCGAAAGTCTGGCCGCGCTGCGGGGTCAGCCCACGCCGGGGCTGGAGGAAATTAACGAATCCATCGTCACCGTCATCTGCATGGGCGAGAGAGCGCCGCTGCAGCTGATTGATGATGAGCTGACTGTGGGCCATGTGCTGGGCGGCGTGCCTGCCGATGTGCCGCAGGTGCCGCTGCAGCGCGATATGGAGCAGCAGCAAAAGTCGCTGCGTATGAAGCCAGAAGCCGCAAGCAAGCTGCTGGCGCTGGACCTGCGCAAAGATATCGATCTGGCGCGCAGCCACTTCTTGCACCGCTTGCGGCTGCTGGGCATTGACTGGGGCGCACGCGCAGCTGATGCGCAGCGCAACCGCGGCACCTTCCGCGAAAGTTGGCAGCTGCAGTGGGAGCCTGAGCTGGCCGTGCGCATCATCGAAGCCAGCGTGCATGGTGCCACCGTGGCGCAGGCCGCTACGGCCAAGCTGCGTGCCAGCCTCAAGTCCGATACGGCTCTGCCTGAGATTGCGCAGGCTATTGACGATGCGTTGCTGGCCAATTTGTCTCAGCTGGTTGAAGCGCTGATTGAAACCTTGGCCGAGCGCGCCGCCACCACGGGCGATGTGGCCCAGCTGCTGCAGGCGCTGCCGCCGTTGGCCAACGTGTACCGCTACGGCAGCGTGCGGCAGACCGATACGGCGCTGCTGGCCACGGTGATTGATTCACTCATCGTGCGTGCCTCTATCGGTCTGCCCGTGGCCTGTATGGCCATGGATGACGATGCCGCTGCAGCCATGAAGATCAAGGTGCTGGCCGCGCATGACGCCTTGCGTTTGCGCGGAACGGATGGCAAAGCGCAAGAAGCCGTAGACGCCTGGCGCGCCGCGCTGCGCAGTCTGGCCATGGGCGATGCGGCTGCGGCCTTGCTGCGCGGCATGGCCTGCCGATTGCTGCTCGATGAGCATCTGCTGGAAAGCGCCGAGGTGGTGCAGCAGTTCAATCGCAACCTGTCGCTGGGCGCTGCGCCCATGGATGTTGCGGCCTGGCTGGATGGATTTTTGAACCAGCAGGCGCTGGTGCTGCTGCACGACGAATCCATCTGGGGCGCGATTGATGCGTGGCTCAGCGGGCTGGGCGAAGTGCAGTTTGCGCAAATTCTGCCACTGGTGCGCCGCAGCTTTGCCAACTTCAGCAAGCATGAGCGGCAAAGCCTGGGCGAGAAAGCCAAGCGGGTGCCTGTCTCTGGGGCTGCTGCGACTGCATCCGTCGCCAGCGACGGAGACTATGCCCCTTGGGATGAGCAACGCGCAGCACTGGCGCTGCCCGTGCTGAACGCACTTCTGGGTCTTAATCTGCCGCAAGCGCTGATACATCAAGCGCTGAAGGCTACTAATTTTGAAGCGTCTTCTGCCAAGGTGTGACGATGAACCAGATAGCCAATACCGACACCGACACCGACACCGACACCGACGAGCTGCAAGAGGTCACAGAAGAACTTCAGCCCACCACTCGTATGCAGCGCTGGCGCATGGTGCTGGGCAGCCCGGCTGATGCCAGCTGCGGCGGTGTGACGGGGCGCTTGCAGGAAATGGATCAGACGCTGGCTGCGCTGTATGAAGAAGACAGCAAGCTCTCGTCCCGCAAGGGCGGGCGCGGCAATTCATCGCCATCCGTCTCGCGTTGGCTGGGCGATATCCGCAAGTACTTTCCCAGCCAGGTGGTGCAGGTCATGCAGCGCGATGCCATGGAGCGGCTGAATCTGCGCGAGTTGCTGTTGCAGCCTGAGATGCTGGAGAACGTGCAGCCCGATGTGCATCTGGTGGCTGACCTGATCTCGCTGGGCTCGGTGATTCCGCAGAACACCAAGGCCACGGCCCGGCTGGTGGTGCGCAAGGTGGTCGATGAGCTGATGAAAAAGCTGGAAGAACCCATGCGCAGCGCCGTCAGCGGCGCGCTGGACCGTAGCCAGCGCAACCGCCGTCCACGCCATGCCGAGATTGACTGGAACCGCACCATTCGCGCCAATCTGCGCCACTGGCAACCCGATTACCAGACTATCGTCCCTGAGACGCTGATAGGCTACGGCCGCAAGGCGCGTCGCCCGCAGCGCGAGGTGATTTTGTGCATAGACCAAAGCGGATCCATGGCCAACTCGGTGGTCTACTCCAGCATCTTTGGCGCTGTGATGGCCAGCCTGCCAGCCGTGGCGACCAAGCTGGTGGTGTTTGATACGGCGGTGGTTGATCTGACGGAAAAACTGGATGACCCGGTGGACGTGCTGTTTGGTGTGCAACTTGGCGGCGGCACAGACATCAACGGCGCGGTCGGCTATTGCCAGAGCATCATCAGCGAGCCGCGCAACAGCATTCTGGTGCTGATCTCTGACTTGTATGAAGGCGGCGTGGAGTCAGGCCTGCTGCGCCGGGCCAATGAGCTGGTCGAATCTGGTGTGCAGTTCATCACGCTGCTGGCGCTGAGCGACGAGGGTGCGCCGGCTTATGACGCCGATCTGGCGGCCAAACTGGCAGCCTTGGGCGTGCCATCGTTTGCCTGCACGCCAGATGCTTTCCCGCAACTGATGGCCGCCGCCATCCGCCGTGACGATGTGGCGGCCTGGGCGGCGACGCAGGGCTTCAAGACCAGCAAATAAAAAAACAGCCTGCAGTTGCAGGCTGTTTTGATGGGGTGGCTTAGTCCGCCAGAACCACGCCAAGCTTGGCCAGCTTGCTGGCCAGCACATCGCGTCGGCGAGCGGCTTTGTTGGCCGTCTCGGTCACGGTGGCGATGGTGCGCGGGCCTTTGCCAGCAGAGGCCTTGATCAGCTCCGCCTTCTTGGCGGCTTCAGCCGCGACTTTTCGGTAGCTGGCGATCAGCTCGGCGTGTGCAATAGGTTGGTTCACAGGATGTCCGTTCAATAAGAGCGCCCATTGTCGTTGCAAAAAGCGCCAAGAACATTTTTAGCCGATGTGAATGGCAAATTCCTGTCGCAGTTCCGACGCGGTTTAAAGGCATGATGGCAGCCATTGAAACCAACAGGGGAGTGCGATGGCGGGTGCCGGCCTTTTGATGCTGCTTGACGATATTGCAGCCTTGCTTGATGACGTAGCGTTGATGACCAAGACCGCTGCGGGCAAAAGTACGGCGATTCTTGATGATGTGGCCATGCAGACCAAGGTGGCCATGCAGAAAACCGCCGGCGTGCTGGGTGACGATCTGGCGCTGAATGCCGAGCAGGTCACGGGCGTCAAGGCCAGTCGAGAGCTGCCGGTGGTCTGGGCCGTGGCCAAGGGCTCGTTATGGAACAAGGCCATTCTGGTACCAGCAGCCTTGCTGATCAGTGCGTTTGCGCCTTGGCTGATTACCCCGCTTTTGATGGTGGGCGGGGCTTTTCTGTGCTTTGAGGGCGTGGAAAAAATTCTGCACCTTTTCCACAAAAAGCAGACGCACAGCGAGAAAGAAGTGGTGGTCGATGCGCAAGAAGCTGCTCTGAAAGGTGTGGCTCCGTCATCGGTACGTGCGGCGCGTGAGCAGCATATGGATCCGATGGAGTACGAAAAGCAAAAGGTCAGCGGCGCGGTGCGTACCGACTTTATTTTGTCGGCCGAAATCATGGCGATTGCGCTGGGCACGGTCTCCACCAAACCCATCTGGGAGCAGGGCGCTGTGCTGGTGGTTGTGGCTCTGGCCATTACGGTGTTTGTCTATGGCCTGGTGGCCGGCATTGTGCGTATGGATGACGTGGGCGGCTGGCTGATGGCCAAGAGCAGCAGCGCCGCCAAGGCACTGGGCCGCGGCATGATTGCCTTCACGCCATGGCTGATGCGCTGGCTGTCGATTGTGGGCACGGCCGCCATGTTTATGGTGGGCGGCAGCTTGCTGGTGCACGGCATTGCGCCGATTGAGCATTGGGTCCAGGCGGTTGTGATTCCCTTGGGCGGTATGGCTGCGGCGCTGGGGCCGGTGCTGGTGCATGTGCTGGTGGGAGCTGTCATCGGCGGTGCGGTAGTGCTGTGCGTTGAGCTGTGGCATAAGCTGCGACCTGCAAAGGCGGCTCATTAATTTAATAGCTAGCACCGCTGATGCAGCAATGGTTTGCGCTGAATCAGACATCAAAGCGGGCGTGGCCATTGGGCAACGCCCGCTTTTTCTTTGGCGGAGTCGGTGTGCAGGTTGACATGGGACAAACCCGGAAGAAGGCGGCTTTGTTTCAATCAATGCCAAGGGATGCAAACAAGTACTCCCACCGATTTACTCAAGGAAAAAGCCCATGAAAAAGACTCTGATCGCGATTGCCGCCGCTGCCAGCGCACTGACTGCTGGTACCGCTTTTGCTCAATCCTTTGATGGCAGCAGCCCCTGGCAAGTGCGCGTGCGCGCTGTGCATCTGAATAGCGATAACGGCGGCACCGCTGGTGATGCGGGTGTGAGCATCAATAACAAGTGGATGCCTGAAGTGGACGTGTCCTACTACTTCACACCTAATATCGCGGCCGAGTTGGTGCTGACCTATCCGCAAAAGCATGATGTGCGCCTGAACGGCGGCAAGATCGGCTCGCTCAAGCATCTGCCCCCGACCTTGCTGGCGCAGTACCACTTCACCAACTTTGGCGCATTCAAGCCTTATGTGGGTGCCGGTGTGAACTACACACGCTTCTCGAGTGTGAACATTGCCGATGGCGCAGTGACCGTGAAGAAGAACAGCTTTGGCGGCGCGCTGCAGGTCGGTTTTGACTATGCGCTGGACAAGAACTGGTCGCTGAACTTCGACATCAAGAAGGTGTATCTGGGCACCAAGGTCACAGGCGCAGGCCTGGAAAATGCCAAGTTCAAGGTTGACCCATGGCTGGTCGGCGTGGGTGTGGGCTATCGCTTCTGATAGCGCCACAGTAAAGAGTGATCTTGTCTCTGGACCTTCTGCTAGAGATAAGGCTCACGCACCGCAAGCTCTGTGGTGCACTGAAGCTGGCAGGTCTGCATGACCGGCTGGCTTCATAGGCTAGGGTGTATGTTTAGATCGGTATTCCGCGCAGGCGGGGTACCGATTTTTTTGACTTTGATGCATTGGTTGACAAGTATTGCTTCTGTCAGCACCGTTGCATGGTGATGCGGTACAAAGAGTGCTGGCTTCAGTCCTACTTTGGTCGCTTGCTGGCGGCGCTAGGCTGATGACTACCCGGCTCCCGCGCGACTCTGACCGCGCTCTGCCGGGCTGGCGACCAGACTTGGCAGTGATGGTGCGGGAGCGGTCTCGTGCGATCAGCATTTCAGGAGGATCAGCATGCGCGCGGTACCAGACAGACAGGCAGCATCTATCGAGTTTCTCTCTCGTGCCGGGCGCATTCCCTTGCCCCTGGCGTCTTTTCAGGCTCCGCCGCAGCGTCAAGGAGGTCTGGCAGTCACGCAGCATCCGCAGGACGCTCAAGCGGCGTTGCGACATGAGCTTGCGCAAGGCCTGATGCAGCAGCAGGCACAGATCTCTCCCAAGTTTCTGTATGATGCGCGCGGCTGCGCTTTGTTTGAACAGATTACGCAGCTGCGCGAGTATTACCCCACGCGCACCGAGGCGGCGATCATGGCGCAGCACGAAGTCGGCATGGCCGAGGCCATGAGCGGTTGCCAGGTGCTGATCGAGTTGGGTGCTGGCAATTGCGAGAAGGTGCGACGTCTGTGCCGCAGCGTGGCACCTCAGCAATTTGTGGGTGTGGATATTGCGGTGGAGTTTCTGCAGCAGGCCGTTGCACGGTTGGGCCAGGATTTTCCGCAAATGGCGGCGCGGGCCGTTGCCGCAGACTTCACCGCCGACTGGCATTTGCCGCCAGACGTG harbors:
- a CDS encoding SWIM zinc finger family protein, producing MSRVLATEAEVLALSPDAASSKAAKGLQSISKWPTTGSNDVAVWGECQGSGSKPYQTQVDLSGPAFKCSCPSRKFPCKHGLALMLLRAAGQVPEGGESPEWVNAWLGGRQDKAEKKEAKAAAIAAAPAADPEVLAKQQAKRDDKRWDKVSAGMQELSLWMQDMVRTGLANQSSDAQARQHWHTMAARMVDAQATGMSARIKEAWEVVDSHPNWARDLLVQLGHWQLLVDAVERRESLSPEVKADVMAALGWPMDKVEVQALGETISDDWLVVGLRMLEREGRLVERRVWLQGLQTGRMALVLDYSQGGRGFETALVPGSTYRSGLSFYPGNAPLRAIAASGAQALGPADAASLTPAVLAQPLQQLSQRIAANPLQSVQPLWCTQAHLLFADGQWLVAWPQGQESPAPVPAVIADEQAWHLLALTGGAPMALFGEWEPGPQLGRWRLLSAWQADESGQVLRKLWQNQGEVL
- a CDS encoding DUF5691 domain-containing protein yields the protein MSSTHLWAALQQSSLVGVDRLPVPAALVAGADASQAPTRQTLESALQQPATSTAAQVLRASAVAAVLERAGWTPGAQIRLSQSLALPALPAAESRHAPQSVLLLTMMKDVLEHGPRDLLAPMFQRLNETGMRLSHELLVPALNEGRQSVELRTWLTPVLGERGRWLAALNPQWAYASGVQETANAEQIWQEGSIDQRVALLRDERERDASQARTRLEGSLKELSAKERAPMVMALEISLSMDDEPLLEKLLTDRSKEVRENAARLLSRLARSAHSQRITAWLQAMLSQGGKGEWQIEPPEEGNKDWERDGIALQPPAYIKGVKAWWLQQMVELAPLDFWMQHLGMTPEQLWEWSRRSDWKTALRQGWLAALRDQPDVRWIGLLQTMDRDARAESLLPALLNQLSPEQREEHWLRQLQQAKGTLIDRINTLEGGMPVVGEFSLLMSERVMDELDKALGGKQVTGSWHSWQADQAILVCARRLHAAMLPRFAKLWRQSVPAAEPEPEVAEDSEVATAAETAVMPRLTQLWRKLVSKTDAVVEEATAAVVASTLTPEQQARLDRARLRPWDDEQVLAQLNRIVDLRMALHAELRS
- a CDS encoding AAA family ATPase gives rise to the protein MSQVLRQHAETQFAEELDALQKVDDRARPQNWKLSPWAVLQYLMGGKLSNGFEVSPKYIGSPRLMEIAVSTLATDRALLLYGVPGTAKSWVSEHLSAAVSGDSTMLIQGTAGTSEEQLRYGWNYAQLLAHGPSDKALIPSPLVHAMKLGKIARIEELTRIPADVQDTLITVLSEKTLPIPELSSEVQAVQGFSVIATANNRDKGVNELSSALKRRFNTVVLPVPASQDEEVQIVTKRVAEQSRALQLPAEPPALQEVRRVVQIFRELRNGQTEDGKTVRVKSPSSTLSTAEAISVINSGMALAGHFGDGVLRAGDVASGLLGAVIKDPVQDTVVWKEYLETVVKERSEWKDLYRACREQL
- a CDS encoding DUF5682 family protein; this translates as MATSADLIHFFGIRHHGPGCARSLLQALEALQPDCLLVEGPPEGESLLPMLQSAELRPPVAMLVYMQDTPSQAAFYPFAEFSPEWQALQWASRNSVVTRFIDLPQTHAMAIELARREALKLAAEAEDDAAQEGELAVDEALEDTALEGASAEDASEADAEAEPTDAEVTVELPVEIHRDPLDWLAQAAGFEDGETWWNRLVEERGDSESLFESINEAMTAVRSELAKDGEHWRGEAYVQREALREAHMRQCIRDATKAGYQRIAVVCGAWHVPALQQSVTAKADAALLKGLPKAKVQATWAPWTYRNLASRSGYGAGVTSPGWYEHLWRCYQADIESNRAVAQDGKYLPAIKYGANGGVTPAIMRTAGWLTRVAHLLREKDLDCSSAHIIEATRLAESLAALRGQPTPGLEEINESIVTVICMGERAPLQLIDDELTVGHVLGGVPADVPQVPLQRDMEQQQKSLRMKPEAASKLLALDLRKDIDLARSHFLHRLRLLGIDWGARAADAQRNRGTFRESWQLQWEPELAVRIIEASVHGATVAQAATAKLRASLKSDTALPEIAQAIDDALLANLSQLVEALIETLAERAATTGDVAQLLQALPPLANVYRYGSVRQTDTALLATVIDSLIVRASIGLPVACMAMDDDAAAAMKIKVLAAHDALRLRGTDGKAQEAVDAWRAALRSLAMGDAAAALLRGMACRLLLDEHLLESAEVVQQFNRNLSLGAAPMDVAAWLDGFLNQQALVLLHDESIWGAIDAWLSGLGEVQFAQILPLVRRSFANFSKHERQSLGEKAKRVPVSGAAATASVASDGDYAPWDEQRAALALPVLNALLGLNLPQALIHQALKATNFEASSAKV
- a CDS encoding VWA domain-containing protein, which encodes MNQIANTDTDTDTDTDELQEVTEELQPTTRMQRWRMVLGSPADASCGGVTGRLQEMDQTLAALYEEDSKLSSRKGGRGNSSPSVSRWLGDIRKYFPSQVVQVMQRDAMERLNLRELLLQPEMLENVQPDVHLVADLISLGSVIPQNTKATARLVVRKVVDELMKKLEEPMRSAVSGALDRSQRNRRPRHAEIDWNRTIRANLRHWQPDYQTIVPETLIGYGRKARRPQREVILCIDQSGSMANSVVYSSIFGAVMASLPAVATKLVVFDTAVVDLTEKLDDPVDVLFGVQLGGGTDINGAVGYCQSIISEPRNSILVLISDLYEGGVESGLLRRANELVESGVQFITLLALSDEGAPAYDADLAAKLAALGVPSFACTPDAFPQLMAAAIRRDDVAAWAATQGFKTSK
- a CDS encoding DUF808 domain-containing protein, producing MAGAGLLMLLDDIAALLDDVALMTKTAAGKSTAILDDVAMQTKVAMQKTAGVLGDDLALNAEQVTGVKASRELPVVWAVAKGSLWNKAILVPAALLISAFAPWLITPLLMVGGAFLCFEGVEKILHLFHKKQTHSEKEVVVDAQEAALKGVAPSSVRAAREQHMDPMEYEKQKVSGAVRTDFILSAEIMAIALGTVSTKPIWEQGAVLVVVALAITVFVYGLVAGIVRMDDVGGWLMAKSSSAAKALGRGMIAFTPWLMRWLSIVGTAAMFMVGGSLLVHGIAPIEHWVQAVVIPLGGMAAALGPVLVHVLVGAVIGGAVVLCVELWHKLRPAKAAH
- a CDS encoding OmpW family protein; translated protein: MKKTLIAIAAAASALTAGTAFAQSFDGSSPWQVRVRAVHLNSDNGGTAGDAGVSINNKWMPEVDVSYYFTPNIAAELVLTYPQKHDVRLNGGKIGSLKHLPPTLLAQYHFTNFGAFKPYVGAGVNYTRFSSVNIADGAVTVKKNSFGGALQVGFDYALDKNWSLNFDIKKVYLGTKVTGAGLENAKFKVDPWLVGVGVGYRF